In the genome of Carassius auratus strain Wakin unplaced genomic scaffold, ASM336829v1 scaf_tig00031547, whole genome shotgun sequence, the window ctaTCAACTACGATCCATTTCAACCCTTTAAGCGAGTGAACAACGCAAATCAAGTTAGGAATCTTACATCACTATTCAAGCTAGCCCATCGGGCAGGGTGAAGATATATTTTGGAGCCCGACTGAAATAGCCTACACAATAGCCCCGGGACGATTTCTAGCGATTTTATGAGCCCTGCACTTCAGATCTGTCCAGATTGTGAACCATTGGTTTCCGcactggtttcgttaaacaaagaaattattattttaaaagactgACTCAAAAGAATTACACAAATCGGATATTGAACGTGCATTACAGAGTCAAAgatgatctattattgaacatttcaaaattaattaaGACTTTAAGTTCATCTGTTAAGCACATTTAGCTATCGTTTGactttataaacttttatttcatgcatgattcatatGGATCTGTTGattgaatgcaaagtgtgagtttaGGAGAattctaggagaatgtttgtgtcatGATGAGAATGTATGCACGCTCACTAGAGTTACTAAATGAACAGAGATGTACAGTATTGCGGTTAATTTACCGTGAACTAAACCCCGAACCTTaggttgattaaccccaaaccttgcttactcgaaattgcattatttacaaattacaattgtagctagACAGTCGCCTTATGTTTATGATTTTACTAATACAGTTGTCTGAttgtctcaagcattcagaaatgacacacatacaaaaaaaattacttcaataaaaacaagtattagtttttgtaagggttgtgatgctCACATGtatttgttgaagaaattatagaggctAACATTTCTAtcgcaaaaaggtggccaaaagtgaaagattaagtggatattttaattaattgtttggtCAATATTAATTAAGGATTTGATTATCCTGTAAGTGTTTCAAAAGCAATTATCAGACATTTGGCGCCCTTTCAAGGCATTTGTAATAATTGCCTAtgtaatgtacataaattgtttattttgtattacattatgtattttaacagtgttattcaattatttttaattaaccaatcattattgcctcgttgtttttatataatgcattttatggcaTTTTAAAAGGTTGTTcacttaaattagtttttatcaccacaaaaacattatatgattactttgtaaattattattttaagtgatTTGAAGTAGCAAAGCCATGGTTAATTTGTAGTTACCATTGCTACAAGAGCCTTGGTAAAATTATGGTTAATTTTCGGAAGGGAACATGGAAACTCAGAGAATATTATGGCAGATGCGGCAGTGATATTATCACAGACATAAAACGagttattaatttaatgttttcaaaattcaGAAAAGTTTAACAGGATTATAAAAGTACCTAAAAGTGACGCACGGACCTCATCTtgggctttttttcttttccttatcTCGGCACCAGATTACTGTTGTCTTTTCCTTGGCATAGTTGTCCATGATCATTTGCAgacagccgcaaacatgaggtgagaGCGAGCGAGCGCGTGCGGTTTTGGGAATTAACCTATACGTATATGTTAACAGACACATAAAATAAAGTtggttttttttgagcaactgggatggtgcccccctgggagttggtgccctacgcagactGCGTATTCTGCGTGTAGGGAGCAGTGGTACTGTAAATACGTAACACCGTTAGATGTATTTCATTGCTCcccagccctgtgtgtgtgtgtgtgtgtgtgtgtgtgtaatgagctATACAGAACTCTGCAATTAGTTGAAGCCTAcagcatttaataaaatgtagaaTTATCAGATAAATCCAACTTTATAGCTGAAAAAAGCCTGTTAAGACAAGGTtaagtacaaacccgattccaaaaaaagttgggacactgtacaaattgtgaataaaaacagaatgcaatgatgtggaatgCATCTTCCTCGATGcggcaaatgttttctatggatgaaagatctggactgcaggctggtcacttcagtacccggatccttcttctacgcagtcatgatgttgttattgatgcagaatgttggaaaatgcaaggtcttgcCTGAAAGAGATGaagtctggatgggagcatatgttgttctagaacttggatttacctttcagcattgatggcccatgtaagctgcccatgccacaggCACTCATGAGATACATACCCCATACCCCCataaccccataccatcagagatacaggcttctgaactgagcgctgataacaacttgggttatccttgtcctctttagtccggatgacatggcatcccagttttccaaaaagaacttcaaattttgatttgtctgaccacagaacagttttcctctttgccacagtccattttaaatgagccttggcccagagaaaacgcctgcgcttctggatcaagtttagatatggcttcttttgtGACCTGTAGAGTTTTAGCTTGCAACagcaaatggcacggtggattgtgttcaccgacaatgttttctggaagtattcctgagcccatgttgtgatctccattacagtatcattcctgtatgtgatgcagtgctgtctaagagcctgaagatcacgggcatccagtatagttttccggccttgacccttacacacagagattgttccagattctctgaatctttggatgatattatgctctgtagatgatgataacttcaaactctttgcaatttttctctgaaaaactcctttctgatattgctccactatttttcgccgcagtatttggggaattggtgatcctctgcccatcttgacttctgatagacactgccactctgagaggctctttttatacctaatcatgttgccaattgacctaataagttacaaattgttcctccagctgttccttatatgtacatttaacttttgcgtcctcttattgctacctgtcccaacttttttagaatgtgtagctctcatgaaatccaaaatgagccaaaatTTGGcaagacatttcaaaatgtctcactttcacaATTAGATATTTTCTCAATATTCTTTTGTGagtaaaatataagtttatgagatttgtaaattattccattccttttttactcacaatttgtacagtgtcccaacttttttggaatcggtttgTAGTATAAAACgaaaacaaaaatcataaatcattgtGGTTTTGTTCGCTCACTCTCACCTATTTAAACACTACTTGATTCTCTGTCGACTCTAAATGTGATAATGCTCAACAGCACAGGGTTAGAGCGCTACCATTGCTATAGCAATGTAAATCATTTTTACCATGCAATTAAAGCTAATAGAATCTGTATCTATTAATAGATGACAGCAATGTGAAGTTTTTCAAATGAATCCACCACAGACCACAGACCACTATGTTCATTTATGGTAGCTAGGTGAACACTCAGTAATATATTTTGGAATATCTCCATGGTCACGAGTCAATATTTATTCAGATTATTTTCATATAACTATTCAAATTATTATATGTAGCTAGTATGAGTTACAAAATATGTTCCCTATGTTCAAATTTGGCCGCAATAATAAAGCAAAAACTGACACTTCAGATTAAcctttaaatgttaacttttaCAAAAATTAgtctttataattaaataatgtatataaccAAATGCAGAATCTAATACAagtaattatgtttaaaaaaaatgtttggggcAACTACCTGCTATACAGCCATGTAGTGGTCACACCATAGTGCATAATTTAGAGTAGATATTTAGTTAACATTGAAGAGGTTGTGGGTAACCTTCAAGAAAACATTAACTGAAAGTTAAGGCAATGttcaaacctaaaaaaaaaaaaagaaagaaaaaaatagaaacttTTTGTAAAGAAACCATTTCAAAAACAAATCTTAAAAGTTGCTTTTGGTTTTCACCAATCACATTATTTTTAGCTCATATTGCCTTTCAGATTAAAAAACAGCAGTGTCATTGTTCAAACGAGGTAAATCTGTGTTGATTTAGTTAATTTCACAGTTTAATTTTAACTGTGAAGATCATGACACATGAAAGTAGTTTAGTTTAGCTGTATTGCTTTTCCTTGCAGAGAAACACTCGCTGTATTACATTTACACGGCTCTGTCCAAACCTGTGGATCTGCCGGGCATCTATCAGTTCAGTGCTATGGGTCTGCTAGATGACAGACAGATCGACTCTTACAATAGTAAAGAACAGAGGAAGATTCCCAAACAGACCTGGATGAAAGAGAAAATGCAGGAGGATTACTGGGAGAAAGGCACCCAGTCCAGAAAGAGCAAAGAACAGTGGTTTAATGTGaatgttgatattctgatgaaacGCATGAGACACAATGAATCAGGTGAGAAACATTCACACAGATTAACCCGCAGATACactatcatttcatttatatattcatcTCACAGACATTCTGTCTCCATTTCAGATCTTCATGTTCTTCAGTGGAGACACGGTTGTGAAGTTGAACAGGAGGGAGATGAAGTGAAGTTTTCCAGAGGCATTGATGAGTACAGCTATGATGGAGTAAACTTTCTGTCTTTTGATGATAAAGAGTCTCAGTGGGTCGCTCCTGTTGATGCAGCTCTACCAACCAAGAGAAAATGGGACAGTGTGCCGATCCTAAACCAATACACCAAAGGATACCTGGAGAAAGAGTGTGTGGACTGGCTCAACAAATTCAGAGACTATGGCGATGAGGAGCTCAGAAACGTCTGTAAGTAGATCAGTTTgtatttgtttgatgatctgctGCAGATGCAACTTACTGATAGTTTACTGTGTTTTCAGCTCCTCCAGATGTTCATGTGTTTGCAAAAAGGTCTTTCAGAGACAAAACCAAGCGGAGACTCACCTGTCTGGCCACCGGTTTCTACCCCAAAGACACATTCTTGACCATCAGAAAATATCGCTCACCTCTGCCTGAAGATGAGGTTGAATCCACAGGAATCAGACCAAACCATGATGGGACCTTCCAGATGAAGAAGAGTGTGATTATCCAAGAGGATGAAAAATATGATTTAGATTGTCTTGTTGGTCACAGAACCCTCAAAGAAACAATTATCGTCAGATGGGGTAggcaaactaaaataattaaaggggccatatgatgctgctataaagaacattattttgtatatttggtgtaatacaatgtgtttaaaaataaaatcatatatgcACTTAATAGACGCTTTTAACCAAAGCAACTTCTAGTGTATtcagggtatatatatattttcaccagTATGTGTGtgccctgggaattgaacccacaaccttttgcgctgttaacacaatgctctaccactgagccacaggctCATGTATAGCTTGCCTTTTTGAAACGTGTCAATTTCTACAAatctcatcgttctgaaaagtgaggtgtgctctgattggccagctatccagtgcattgtgatcaGGGTTGGGGAGTAACAgaatacatgtaacggcgttacgtaatcaggatacaaaaatccagtaactgtaatccgttaatactttcaggattacaatggtttcatttaaaactaaataaatcagtattttggcataataacactatattaagCGCAGCTTGATTAATGACTCACGCGAGTCACGTGTGCCACCCCTGGTGCATGCGCAAATAACAGCTGTCTGCAATCTCCTCAGATGCGGATTGAATCACTACTGCTAAACGATATGCTGCCCGAGGGCAAAAACGTGTTCATTTCCTGGAAATTCcgctgctattttgtttaaaaagaagaaaatgcaaacaacattgtaCAGTGCAAACTGTGCCTTCCAGCAAAGAAAACACTTTCTTCATCGAAGGATTCGACATCCAACCTAAAGAAGCATTTGCACTtataaaaattagttttatatttgcaaagagaaaaaaaaaatatttgtattctctattttgCTTTTGAAGAAAAATTTTCCATTGTCTAAaattttttcttattatatttgcttggaaaaaatgaatttatattctctattttcctgttgaagaaacatttccttaaaattatttcttattatattttcttcaaaataaaacaaaataatctgtaataccaATACCATGCACTAAATGTCTGTATAGtcctttacatatatattaattcagggctgtgaaattcttaattaataaatgttgttgtttttaaaaaataatatttgaccttgaagtaatccagaagtaatccaaaagtaatcagttacattactttcatattgtggtacttggattacgttactgaatactttttttatgaagtaattagtaactgtaactgaatacattttaaaagtaaccctCCCAAGCCTGATTGTGATTGACCGagtacctcaagcgtgtgacggaaatgttacacccttaCACCCCTTACTGTGATGCCGTATCCCAGCATGACCAGACAAACCGCAGGCAGATCAGGAAactcctcatcctccataaaatacactgcacacattttaatatttgggttggacgattctggaacagtgttgtaaatacatcttaaccactgatttctagtcctcttttggaagaccaaacaaagtggtttcactttcacaactaaACAGCATCACACACGGTGGACTAAAGTGAGTGGAGGCCGGCTCGGGAATGGTGCGGCCAGCGGGTaaccacatgtgatgaccctGAGCTGGACTCCACTTCGTCCACAGTGAAAGCCGATCCGGCGATCGGCAGGTTAATGTATTTCCTCggcgaccagcacggatcagctccaggcatgatgaagtgaatatcatcctcttttggaaggcctaaGCTGTCTCCCTGTAAAAACCAGGAAACCAGGATACCAATGAGGCTAAATAACTAAACCCTTAATCGACTGGGACGGCCTTATGTGAATACATTGCTGCTATAAGACCCAATCTACAGCATAAACCTGTGTGAACTAGTTTCTCTGGTTTGAACTGACTCAAACAGTCCTGAAGTGTAGAAACACAGATGTGTCCACATGGTGCGAGACTCTAAATCCACTCCTAGAAGAGTCTTCTGCTGACTTGACAACAATACACTCTTCTTCTGCTCGTACTCCAAGACTCCTCAAATGATCGAGAAGCACGACTCCATGGGAATCTCGACACTCCTTATATACAAGACAAATATCATTTGTTTAACCTGACTtccagacacagccttagatgaaatcaactgaagataaaagtcattaaatctctcaagatctgattaaacatctccacaaacagcttcactcattactaaccagaatAACTACTAACTAACTACTGACTTTATTTCAACTAATATTGAGATGAGAGCCATTCTAGACCTTCATTAGTAAAGCAGTGAATTAATGATCGCAGTTGTGGTGTTTTCAGAGTGGAGGTATCACATGTTTTCTGCTGTGTTTCAGTGTTACAGTTTCTAGCCTTCCCTtgaattcagttcaattaaaattTCGATTAAATGAATCTGCAGTATGTGAGCACATTAGTAGATATAAGAGTAGATCCTAACACCTCCTTAGCTGAAACACAGTTTAAAAGTTTCCACACAGACTAGCCTGACCAAACCATATTCACTGGTCACCATATCAGCAATATGGGTAATTTATGCAGCAGAAGAAAAAGGAAGCGGCATCTGAATGTGTGAGAATTCATCATCAGTCTATTTTGGGTTCAGATATGATCTCTGCTCTACTGAGTCCCACATGTCTCCAAACCTCAAACAGTGAGATCTCCGCTCTGAAAACACCACAACTGCTATCATTAATTCACTACTTTACTAATGAAGGTCTAGAATGGCTGTCAACTATCTcaaaactgtaagaaaaaaattatttccaataactcatcaacatctaaacctctgtaattctcatctgacagaaataaagtcagtctggttagtaatgagtgaagctggtgaagctgtttgtggagatgtttaatcagatcttgagagatttaatttcttttatcttcagttgatttcatctaaggctgtgtctggaAGTCAGGTTAAACAAATgatatttgttttgtatataagGAGTGTCCAGATTCTCATTGAGTCGTGCTTCTCGATCATTTGAGGAGTCTTGGAGTACGAGCAGAAGAAGAGTGTATTGTTGTCGAGTCAGCAGAAGACTCTTCTAGGAGTGGATTTAGAGTCTCGCACCATGTGGACACATCTG includes:
- the LOC113080532 gene encoding H-2 class I histocompatibility antigen, Q10 alpha chain-like, whose product is MSLAVLLFLAEKHSLYYIYTALSKPVDLPGIYQFSAMGLLDDRQIDSYNSKEQRKIPKQTWMKEKMQEDYWEKGTQSRKSKEQWFNVNVDILMKRMRHNESDLHVLQWRHGCEVEQEGDEVKFSRGIDEYSYDGVNFLSFDDKESQWVAPVDAALPTKRKWDSVPILNQYTKGYLEKECVDWLNKFRDYGDEELRNVSPPDVHVFAKRSFRDKTKRRLTCLATGFYPKDTFLTIRKYRSPLPEDEVESTGIRPNHDGTFQMKKSVIIQEDEKYDLDCLVGHRTLKETIIVRWG